In Paenibacillus stellifer, the DNA window TCAGTTTGCTGATGATATGCACCGGGGACTGCAGAATACGTTTAACCTGTTTGACCAGGAATTGACGAAGTCCGTTCAGCATTTGGCAAGTGGAGTGGAGGCTATACAGGAAGGCGTCATCGACCTACCCGATGCGATGCAGACTTTGAAGCAGGCAGTAAATGAAATCAATCGGCAGTCCAAGCGGATCATGAATCCGATTACTATGGAGTAAGGTGTTGATACAGATTGGCCAGAGGATTCCGGAATGAACGGCACAAGTCGCGGGCTTATGAAGGAGAGAAAGAAAGTTTTTGGGTTTCCTATACGGATTTGATGTCTGCTCTGTTAGTTATTTTTGCATTGGTCTTGATGGTCACTCTTTTTAATACCCGATCCGCCTATGAAGAGAAGGAAGCTGCAATCAATGAGAAGAACCAGATGATCGAAGAAGCGGCGGGAGTCAAGTCAGAGATTATCCAGGAACTTATCAAAGCTTTTAAGGATTCGGATTTGGCTCTGGAAGTCGATCCTCAGACAGGCGCAATCCGTTTCTCCGGAGGCGTATTCTTTAATTCGAACAGCAGCCAGGTTTCTCCTACCGGAAGGATCTATTTGGAGAAGTTTATTCCCAAGTACATTGATATTCTGCTGTCCGACCGGTTTCGAAGTGAGATTTCCCAGATTATCGTCGAAGGACATACGGATACGGCAGGCGGCTATCTTTATAATTTGAAACTATCTCAAGACCGTGCGCTTGCCGTGGTGCAGCAAATCTTTCAACCGACTTTTCCTAAATTTAAATACATAGAAGAACTCAAATCGGTTATTACAGCAAACGGACGATCTTATAGCATTCCCATCCTCAAATCGGATGGATCCATTGATGCGAATAAATCGAGACGGGTAGAATTCAAATTCCGCCTGAAAGATGACCAATTAATCGATCAACTGCAAGCACTTGGTGAGCAAGATGGAAATTAATCGTTACTATTACCAGTTTACGTTCAAGCCCCAGCAGTTAGCTGAAGAGAGGCGGAAGATAGAATCTAAATATAAGAATCAAGCCAACGTTATAATCAGAAAACGCGGAAAAATGCTACTTCCCAAACTATTGGGGCTCATACGTTCGACACCTGTTGAACAAATCGAAGACCTGGCTCAAGGGTTGAAAAAGATGGAAGTTCTGATGCTGATTTACGAAGATTATCCTTTTCCCGATGAAAGTCTGGATACGGTCTACAAGATTAACCAAATCCTGACCGCACGTTATTCGATTGAAGTCGGGAAGACCGCGTGGGTATTATTCCAGCATGGTTATGAGGAGCCTGTGTTGGAGGACCTTCTGCAGCGTATTTATTCGATAGACCGGTTCGCCTTTCTTGGACTTGAGGATGAGCTGCAGCACCATCTCGACCAAGCCTTCGTTAATAACCAAGGAACCGCTGAGGGGCTGGCCGCCGCCCTCTTTCAGATGGAGATGAAGACCCAAGATGTTCTTATCTCCTTGAGAATAGAAAAAGACTCAAAGCTGGAAGCATACCTCATGCGAGAACTGCTGGAGCGCGGCTTGGCAGACGACCGGATTATTCGCCGGGATGGAACCGACTTCATCGTCAGACTTCTGGACAAATACTCCATGGATGATTATAAAGTTCTGATTAAGAATTACCTGGAGCTGCGTAAATACCAGCAGTTCCATAACATGATCCTTCAGCAGGCTGTCGATCGGCTGCGCGATCCAAGAGAACGTGCTGTGGATTGGCAATTTTTAAGCTCTGCGGCTTTGAAGGAAGTCAATAGCTGGATGATTCGAAAGAAACTGCAAGTCCTTTTCGAAAAAGACCCGGACAATAAGCGTCTGAACTATTGGAAACAATTTATCGATTATATGCAACACGTGGAACTGATTCAGGACCCGATGATCGCCTTCATTTATTTTGACAAGTTCGCCGTTGTTGAGTTTGGTGAGATGGGAGCTGCCTACTTCTATCATATTGAGGGATTCAATTCATTAATTTACCCTATCAGCAATTCCAGTGCTTTTAGAAACAGCCGGAGCCGGCAAAACAAAGAGTCTATGTTGAAAGTTACAGAAGAAAACAGAAATGGAATTCCGTTGTTCATTGTTAAGCTTGACCATCGAGGAAATTGGGTTTACAAATTCGATTATTATACGCGGGAATACCTGAACGGTGCATTTTAGAAAGGAGACACATGATGGCCGGCTTATTTGGTTTGTTTGGCAGGCGGCAGCGCAGATCCTCCTTTTCTCCGGTAGCAGATATAGAGATCAAGAAGGAATTTATACCCGAAGGCCTGCTGTATACGCTTATTCGGGAAGGCAGTGCCGTGGTATTTCCGCTGAATCTCAGGATATCCGAACTTAGGCAGCTGAGATATGCGGAG includes these proteins:
- a CDS encoding OmpA/MotB family protein — its product is MARGFRNERHKSRAYEGEKESFWVSYTDLMSALLVIFALVLMVTLFNTRSAYEEKEAAINEKNQMIEEAAGVKSEIIQELIKAFKDSDLALEVDPQTGAIRFSGGVFFNSNSSQVSPTGRIYLEKFIPKYIDILLSDRFRSEISQIIVEGHTDTAGGYLYNLKLSQDRALAVVQQIFQPTFPKFKYIEELKSVITANGRSYSIPILKSDGSIDANKSRRVEFKFRLKDDQLIDQLQALGEQDGN